GATTGTGAACCGAAGGGATGGCTGCCCGTCTGCGAGCAGCAGGAAATAGGACGATTTATGATAGATGCCGTTGAAACGAATGGAATAAAGGCCTTTTTGGGTCAGTTCGGCCCGAAAAAAACCGTTTTGGTCTGCCTTAACAGTTGAACGGTGATCTGTAAAGATATCGGCGGGGCCGGGCGGGATAACGGTTACATAGATCTCCGGAATAGCCTCACCGCTTGCACTTAAAATATTTCCCTCAAGAAGCGTCTGACTGAGTGCACTCTGCCAGAATACAACTGTATAAAGAAAGGGCAATATGTAGCGAAAACAGTGCATTGCACTAAGTACTAATAATGCAGTATAGTGTCAAGGGGAAAGTTTGCGGTGGTCAGTGGATAGTTGTTGGTTGCATTCCCTGGCAAGATATCAGCCTGCGAAGTTGCCAACGGAAGGCAGCAGGTTTCAGGCGGCATGTCACGGGGTCTCGGGAGCAACAGGAGCCAGGTTCCGGTAAGAATGAAATCCTATTCTTAAAGACCGGAGAAAGGCACATGCGAGCGGGGAATTCATTCCCCGTGCCGGGCATCAGGCAAGCAACCAACCAACCACTCACCACTCACAACCAGCCAAAACCTAGTTCTCCATCATGTAATCGATCGTCAGATTGGCCATTGCCCGTAACCCTGTTTTCATACCCTCTTCCTCGATGTAGAAGTCCGGAGTGTGATGCGGAGCTGCGTCTTCGGGGTTCATTCCCGCCGGCATGCCGCCGATGAAAAAGTAGAGGCCGGGCACTTCTTTCTGAAAGAAGGAGAAGTCCTCAGCACCGGTGATTGCATTTATGACAATGGCATTCTCGGGCCCGGCTACCCGCTTAAGAGTTGGCGCCATCCGGGCAGTTAAATCGGGATCGTTGTACGTAATCGGATAGCCATCATAGATCGTCAGCTTGGCTTCAGCACCAAAGCTTTTGGCCGTATATTCCACCGTTCGGTGCATCTGCTCAAACAGTTTTTCCTGCATCTCGGTGTCAAGTGTGCGGATGGTTCCCTCCATGTAGGCGGTTTCGGGAATGATATTGTTTCGGACACCCGCATCGATAATGCCAACCGTAATCACAGCGGCTTCTTTGGTTAACTCCGTCTGGCGGCTCACAACGGACTGCAGATTGTTGATGATCTGTGCCGATGCAACAATGGGATCCACGCCTCCCCAGGGCTGTGAGCCGTGCGTCTGGGCCCCCATCACGTCAATGGAAAACCGATTCGAGGCAGCCATGATGCTTCCCGAGCGGTAGGTGATTGTACCCACCGGGGACTGGGAGTAGATATGAAGCCCGAAAACCGCATCCACGTCCGGGTTCGTCAAAACTCCCTCTTCCACCATCATTTCGGCACCGCCCTCCTCGCCGGGAGGTGTTCCCTCTTCAGCCGGCTGAAAAATGAATTTAACGGTTCCGGGGAGCTCCTCTTTTTGTGCGGCCAGCATTTCGGCAACGCCCATCAGGATGGCGATGTGTGTGTCGTGACCGCAGGCATGCATCACCGGCACTTCATTTCCCATATATTCACCGACAGCCTGCGAGGCAAAGGGGATATCCACGCGCTCTTTTACGGGTAGTGCGTCCATGTCGGCCCGCAGCCCCACTACAGGACCGGGTTTACCACCCCTCAGCACACCCACCACGCCGGTGTGGGCCACTTCCGTCTCCACCTCTATACCCAGTGAGCGCAGGTGTTCCGCAACCATGGTGGCCGTCTCAAATTCCCTGTTCGATAGCTCCGGATACTGGTGAAAGTGCCGGCGCCACTCCACTACGTTCTCATAGAGTTCTTCGGATTTTGAATCGATATAGGTTTGCCAGTCCATACCGGAACCATTCTGGGCGATCAAGGGTGAAGAGTCGAAACATACGGCAGCCAGAAGGAGAAGCAGAGTCATTCGAATATGCATGGAGAGAGTGTTTGATTGATGGGAAAGTTGAATTAACAACGGGAATTTGAATTTTGCAAGGATTGAGTGGAGGTGTTGGTTGTTTGAGTCTTGAGAAGTGAGAAGGCAGAAGGCAAAAGGCAGAAGTGAAAAGATCGCAGTTCGTTTATCGTGATTCGTTGTTCGTCAATCATTCACACCCTGCACCCTGCACCCATTGCATTGTAACGTTTAGTGTATAGATGCATCTTTTCCTAAGATGAAGAAAGCCAATATCATGAGAATGAAAAGTGTAAAATTCTCTAACATGGGATCAATTTATTGGTTAAATGCAAACATTCTTATTTCTTCCATCGAATAAATCACTTCAGAATGCGGGATTTGAACCTGAAGTTCGTTTTTAAATAAATCATCACAGACATGAGAGTTCTACCATTTTCCAAACGGGAACCGTTTATCCTGTTTGCAGTCGCATTTATATTTATCTGTTTTACACTTCAATCAGCCAGTGCGCGTCAAAGCGACCGGCCATTTTCACTTGATCTGAATGTTGGCGGCGGATTGATTGGCAACTCCGGTACA
This window of the Rhodohalobacter mucosus genome carries:
- a CDS encoding amidohydrolase, with amino-acid sequence MHIRMTLLLLLAAVCFDSSPLIAQNGSGMDWQTYIDSKSEELYENVVEWRRHFHQYPELSNREFETATMVAEHLRSLGIEVETEVAHTGVVGVLRGGKPGPVVGLRADMDALPVKERVDIPFASQAVGEYMGNEVPVMHACGHDTHIAILMGVAEMLAAQKEELPGTVKFIFQPAEEGTPPGEEGGAEMMVEEGVLTNPDVDAVFGLHIYSQSPVGTITYRSGSIMAASNRFSIDVMGAQTHGSQPWGGVDPIVASAQIINNLQSVVSRQTELTKEAAVITVGIIDAGVRNNIIPETAYMEGTIRTLDTEMQEKLFEQMHRTVEYTAKSFGAEAKLTIYDGYPITYNDPDLTARMAPTLKRVAGPENAIVINAITGAEDFSFFQKEVPGLYFFIGGMPAGMNPEDAAPHHTPDFYIEEEGMKTGLRAMANLTIDYMMEN